The region GTGGCCCAGCGCCTGGGGGCCTCCTTTGCCTGGCCCGCCTTTGGCAAACAGGGTTCTCGCCTGGAGATCAATTTCGACTGGACCGGCGCGCCCTGGGGCAACCAGGCCCCCGCCCCCCTGGCGGCCAAGGTGGCCATGTTCAGCGGCCTACCCCTGATGATCGCGGCGGGGCGCGACCTGGGCGAGTTGCCGGGCATCGAGAGCCTCAGCCTGGTGTTCCACAGCAAAATAGCCCCGGCGGGCGACGAGCACGCCATGCCCCAGGAGGCCCGGATAATCCTTAGCGCGCCGCTGAGCGAGGTGCGCCGCCTGGCCCGGGGCGAGATCAAGGCCGGAGCCTTCCTGGGCGGGCACCCGCCCCGCCTGGAGCGCGCCCGCTGATCCGCCTGCCTTAGAGGTGCCGCCATGAAAAACGATCCCCTGCAAAAAGCCCATCTGCTCTACGAGGTGGAGGGCGAGCGCATTGAAAGCCTATTGGCCAAAGACCAGGTGTATCGCGGAATTTTGGAGCGCCTGGAGCAGGCCGAGCGCCGCCTGGCCGGCAACGACCAAAAGGCGGCCGAGGCCATGGCCGAGGCGCGCAACCTGCTCCTGGAGATGACCCGGGAGGCCAGCTTCAAGCTGGGTTACGTGCTGGCCAAGGACTATCCTCTGGACGAGGTCTTCACCCTCTAGGCCTCGCGCCATCGCCCGGGCGGGGGATGCCGCTCCCCGGCGCGGGAGGCACAATGGCCCGCACACGGAGGAGGCTCGCATGGATTACGTTCTCACCCCCATGAACGACGAGCACCGCGACGCGGTTATGGCCATCTTGGACCATCACATCGCCACCGGCTTCGCGGCCTATCCCAGCCACTCGCTGCCCCCGGATTTCTGGGCCTTCATGCGCCGCATGGCCGCGGGCTATCCCGCCTACGTGGTCGAGGCCGGGGGCGAGGTGGTGGGCTACGGCATGCTCCGGCCCCTCATGCCGCCGGACACCCTGAGGCGCACCGCCGAGATCGGCTACTTCATCCTGCCCCAACACTGCGGCCAGGGCCTGGGCGCGCGGCTGCTGGAACAGCTCTCGGCCGACGCCAAGACCATGGGCGTGGACAACATCATGGCCAACGTCTCCTCGCTCAACGAGGGCAGCCAGCGCTTCCACCTGGCCCACGGCTTCGTGGAGGCGGGGCGCTTCCAGCGGGTGGGGCGCAAATGGGACCAGGACTTCGATATAGTGTGGTTTCAAAAATTCATCTGAGCAATTGCGCATTTTCAACAGGAGCAAGACATGGAGCTTAAGCACACCACCCACGAGCTCAAGGACGGGGTCAGCCTGATCACCCTCAACCGGCCCGAGCGGCTCAACGCCTGGACCCCCATCATGCGCGACGAGCTGATCCACCTATTCGGCCAGGCAGACCAGGACGACCGGGTGCGCGTGGTGGTGGTCACCGGCGCGGGGCGCGCCTTTTGCGCGGGCATGGACCT is a window of Desulfarculaceae bacterium DNA encoding:
- a CDS encoding GNAT family N-acetyltransferase; this encodes MDYVLTPMNDEHRDAVMAILDHHIATGFAAYPSHSLPPDFWAFMRRMAAGYPAYVVEAGGEVVGYGMLRPLMPPDTLRRTAEIGYFILPQHCGQGLGARLLEQLSADAKTMGVDNIMANVSSLNEGSQRFHLAHGFVEAGRFQRVGRKWDQDFDIVWFQKFI